tgagatttcttgaaatcttatCGAAATAGTTTCCACAACCATTCTTCCCAGAATGGTAGAAGCTATGACAAGAATAGACAATAGCGATGGGAAAATGCAAACGTGAGGATACCCCAAAGGGGAAAGAGGCCCTAGAGAGCCCTAAGCACTCGGTGGAATCAACGCTAGTAGAGCAACTTGAGTCTGCCGAGAACTTTATATTTGAAGTGCTAAAGCTCTCTTGAGGACCTAAAGAACATTTTTGATAAGGACAAGAACAAATAGGACATCTCCACTTTATTAAGTAACAATTTGATTTTGGATAATGGAATTTTGAAAGTCAAGGGTTTTGTTTAAACCCTTTCATTTTGTATTGGGAGATTATTGAACaaagtactttttggattaCTAGTTTCTTCATTGGATACCATACTTTAATTGCTcaaaactttacttaaaattgaACCTTTTCCACTACGATTATTGCATACTGTTAGAAACATGCTAAGTGCATTGCACGTTAACTGTCATGAATAAAGAATGTGTAACCTTGAATTGTATGTTCCAACGCTTCAATTTCTGTCAAATCCCAAGCAAAATTTAGAGTTGTCACCACATagtcaataaataaatactacacattttcattaaaattgaAATCGAAGACGGAGTCAAATTTTCGAATTTTTGTACAGCCCTATTCTTTGCACACTTCTTACCTCTCTAGTCACGCTTTCAACAAAAACCTCACTCTCTTCACTTCTTACTTCGACAGCGTGGACTCCACTTGTTTGAGAGTTCCACCCTAGAACCTTCCACTTAATGAGAACCTCAGTTGAAGGTCGATTTCCCTAGTGTTTCAATCAGTGATCCACAAATGGCTTTGGGTTCAGGTTGAATCTTACCGTTGCTGTCCACCGGAGGCAAATTCTCTTTTGGGGCTCTTGATCTGATCTCGGGTTCGCAGCTAAGAATCCACAGTTTCTCTCTCATTTGCAGAGGTACCCGATAATAAGACAATAACTTTAAGGGCATATATCCATAAGAGGCATTCAATAGGAGCACATGAGTTCGAACATAGAAGTACAGTACTATATATCACAGAAATTACACGAATTGCATAGACACTACTTTCGTTTGGGCTTCATATACATATCATGGAAGTCTTGACAGGGATTATTAAACCCTTGAACAGGATTTCTTCGGTGGCTTAGATACGTAGCTAGAATCTCAGACTCCACAATGTAATAATGTAAAATGCAAGTAGCTAACTTTGAGTGTCGAAGATTTATTATGCTAGCTTTACTCCCCTCACAAGACAAAAAACATGTAAGAAGCGGTGACAGACGATATATGCACTTCTAACTTTGTCTAAAACCATACCACCCACTTCAGTTACAAGAACATCCATCCACAGAATCATGGGACAAGCAGTATCTTTCCAATATGTTCGCTGCTCTCCATCAACCGGTGAGCCTCTGCTGCTTCAGACAGTGGAAGAGACTTGTAAACCACTGGCTTCACATTGCCAGCGCTAATAGCAGGCCAAACAATTTTCTCCACCTCGCTAACAATCACTGCTTTGTTTTCTGGACTTCTGTGTCGTAGGCCAGCCGCTACATACACAATAACCAAAAATATCAGCCCATACAATCACAATAATTATATGCAGAAATATAAAGATATCGATAACCATGAGCACATGCATGATCAAACAAACAGTTACACAAGGCATACTTACAAGGGTAAAGAAAGATGGCGAGAGGATTTTTACAACAATCCAAGAAAAGGCCCAAGTCACATATGAGCCTATACACTCTAAAAGGAAGATTCATGGTTACAACTGCATTCatttggaatcattataaaagaaaattttcaatctcatgCAATACAGGATCCTATTCACCCTCCTATAGTCAATctgaagtattttaattttcctCTTAATTATTTAACATCCTCGTCAAGTCATTTTATTATAGGTGACATGGCTCAAGTCCTACACTTCCTACAAATTAACCCTTAACATTATTTGAAATGATCCACAGAAATATCAAGCCACATTTGGGCCGTACTCCACAAGGATCAGTTACAATTGGAGCTCTTTGAAATCATTACAAAAGGCAATAACTTTTTTCTCTCATGTAATGCTGGATCCCCCATTCGCCACCCTTGTATGGTCAATCTGTGGCATGAACGCTTCGCATAATTGTgaatctataaaaaataaaaataaaaattgaaaaaaaaaaagagtttaccCAAAAGAACCATTAATTACcagaaaaagggcaaaaaaacaCAGGAAAAGACAGCAGAACCTAAAATAGTAAGGTTCTTACAATATAGAAACATCAAGGAACAATATTTCCTCCATAAGCTTGGATACAGTTTGACATTCCCCTCCACTAGAAATACTTGTTAGGAACAGCTAAACAGTCACTGCGGCAATTTCATGAACTTGGAATGTCATTTAGAATTGGTTTTCCATACCCcctctctaaaaaaataattcattgcAAATCATAGTTTCCCCCCTGATAGTTTTCTCACTACCTAGCAACATTCACCGTCCACTAACGGTTATTATCTATATTCTTCCAAGATAGACATCCTTCAAGAGATTTAATACAGCATTATCGCTCATTTAGTTTACCCGGTAACTTTATTGTACAGCTGGGTTACTTTTTTTAACAGCTGGGACATATGTTATCCATCCAAGCACAACAAGCTACATGTCATATGTCATGTTTTATTTCGcaatattcatatattaaattatctgTATATGAATCCAGTAGTTGCATTTTATAAGACttcaaccaaaaagaaaaggtaaaGAAACCCTGAAATCATCCAACTCCAAtgctataaaataaatgaaaaccagGAGCAAACTATCATACATTGCACTGTGAGGCGCCTTGCAAGCAGAACACGGAGATCAACTTCCGCAACTGGGCCACCCATAGTGCCAATGATAAAGAGCCTCCCATCAAAATTTAAGCTCTCAAGGTTTCGCTTTAAGTAGGATGCTCCAAGATAATCCAGAATAACATCAACGCCTGCCATTGAACATCAAAGAATTGtcctttttctcctttccaAATAATCATTGCAAAAAGTATGATAGAAAGTATCCATCTCTGTAATCATTGAGGAAAAATAGGGTTttaatactaaataaaataccTTTTCCACCAGTTTCTTCCTTCACCCGTTGAACAAAATCCTGTGTCTTGTAGTTGATGCATACATCAGCCCCGAGATTCTTGCATACAGCTAATTTTTCCTCAGACCCTGAAAATCAAGACCTTAAACACATGAATACATGGAAACTAAACTTATGCACAAGAAAAAAGTGATGCTGGACCTGCTGTGACAAGCACTTTTGCTCCTTGATATTTAGCTATCTGAATTGCAAATGTTCCGATACCGCTGGAGCCCCCATGAATCTGTAATTTTAGAATTCATGAGTTTTGTGTTGAAGATGCAATCTTGATAAAGATCCACAAAAAGGGATAAGAGTCATCATTCTGGTCATGCATCATGCAAAGTGCCTAATAGTATCAACCAAAAAAGTGTCTACCTTTTCCTATAAACGATATTCAGTTTTTtcctgttaaaaaaaaaaagttcaagaaAGAATGTGACATCTAGACCCAAATTGTTTTAGGCATTATAAGTTTGGCCCAATTTTGTTACAGCTAGAAGAAAGATTATTTTACCGGGCCATCAGCCATATGTATTCTTTGAGGACCTAGTATAGAGGAGATAGGATTAGATATGAAATTATAGACCTTGATTCAAAATGGAGTAGGTTTGGCCAATTAGGCCCATATATGGATGGATAATCCAAAGTATTTTCTAGCCAAATCCCATTTGGATTTTGGCTGTTCAATTTGTGATAATTGGAAACCAGCCCCTTTTTGTATAAGTTAGAACCAGATTAGATGCCAAGAAACCCTCGGGATGAAAGCTATCCACACATAAGGTTGTTATAAAAGAAGTCTTCCACCAATTGAAGTCTGTTACAGCCTGCTAGACTCTATTGAGATAGGATTTGAGCTGTTTGAGATCTGGAAAAGTAGAAGTCAGCCCCATTTATGACTCCTAAATGGATCCAAACATTAGAAACATATTTTCCATACAACTCCTAGCCATTAGGATTCATAGAACCCTATTTTAACAGAGTTAAATTCGTACAGCCCTATTATTAGGTTTTTCAGGTCTAATAAAAAGGATTGCATGGCCTGAAAACTAGAAAAAACAGAGGCTGCTGTGAGTCTGGAAAGTTTTTACAGCAATCCCATGTAATGTTCTTCAAGAAAACCAATCCCCAACCCTAGATAACTGCTGCAATTTCAGGAGATCGAAAAAAGAACCAGCCTCACCCAATCAAGTCCAGTCCTTTTCCAGCAACGTAAAGTATGATTATTGAATCGCTTTTTATCGATAGAAGCAAAGAGgtaagtagcatgatcatacTGTTACATATATGGTAAACGATGTTTTTAAAGTATTATGTATGTACGGCCTTTTATTGAAAGCCCCTTTTACGTACCAAGTTatgataaaatgatttttgaatGCTATGTTATTATGTCtttacatgcatcatgataTGTTTTCATTTATGATTACGACAAGCTATT
This genomic interval from Carya illinoinensis cultivar Pawnee chromosome 10, C.illinoinensisPawnee_v1, whole genome shotgun sequence contains the following:
- the LOC122279537 gene encoding quinone oxidoreductase PIG3-like, which gives rise to MKAVVITSPGGPEVLQLQEVRDPELKDDEVLMKVKATALNRADTIQRKGLYPPPKGASEYPGLECSGTIVAVGKKVSRWKIGDEVCALLSGGGYAEKVAVPAGQVLPVPHGVSLQDAASLPEVACTVWSTVFMISRLSAGETFLIHGGSSGIGTFAIQIAKYQGAKVLVTAGSEEKLAVCKNLGADVCINYKTQDFVQRVKEETGGKGVDVILDYLGASYLKRNLESLNFDGRLFIIGTMGGPVAEVDLRVLLARRLTVQSAGLRHRSPENKAVIVSEVEKIVWPAISAGNVKPVVYKSLPLSEAAEAHRLMESSEHIGKILLVP